The Streptomyces sp. NBC_01275 genome has a segment encoding these proteins:
- the rpe gene encoding ribulose-phosphate 3-epimerase, with product MAAQINPSILSADFARLADEAQAVDGADWLHVDVMDNHFVPNLTLGVPVVESLARATDTPLDCHLMIEAPDRWAPQYVEAGASSVTFHVEAAAAPVRLAREIRAKGARASMALRPATPIEPYEDLLPELDMLLIMTVEPGFGGQAFLDIMLPKIRRTRELISKHGLELWLQVDGGVSASTIERCAEAGADVFVAGSAVYGAADPAEAVRALRAQAEAATAKASWACGH from the coding sequence ATGGCCGCGCAGATCAACCCCAGCATTCTGTCCGCCGACTTCGCCCGCCTCGCGGACGAGGCACAGGCGGTCGACGGAGCCGACTGGCTCCACGTCGACGTCATGGACAACCATTTCGTCCCGAACCTCACGCTCGGTGTGCCGGTCGTAGAGTCTCTGGCCCGTGCGACGGACACTCCGCTGGACTGCCATCTGATGATCGAGGCCCCCGATCGCTGGGCCCCGCAGTACGTCGAGGCGGGCGCCTCGTCCGTCACCTTCCATGTCGAGGCGGCCGCGGCGCCGGTGCGGCTCGCCCGCGAGATCCGGGCGAAGGGCGCCCGTGCCTCCATGGCGCTGAGGCCCGCGACGCCGATCGAGCCGTACGAGGACCTGCTGCCCGAGCTCGACATGCTGCTGATCATGACGGTCGAGCCGGGCTTCGGAGGCCAGGCCTTTCTCGACATCATGCTCCCGAAGATCCGTCGCACCCGCGAGTTGATCAGCAAGCACGGCCTTGAGCTGTGGCTCCAGGTCGACGGCGGGGTCTCGGCCTCGACGATCGAGCGGTGCGCCGAGGCGGGCGCGGACGTGTTCGTCGCCGGTTCGGCGGTGTACGGGGCCGCGGACCCGGCCGAGGCGGTCCGCGCGCTGCGCGCGCAGGCGGAGGCGGCGACCGCCAAGGCGTCGTGGGCGTGCGGCCACTGA
- a CDS encoding MMPL family transporter produces MTGKLGRQGIGHLVCGRRAKWLVLALWLVVLFLTAPFAQKLTDAEDNDAASWLPGSAESTQVLQTSEHFRPEQIPAIVVYVRDGGLTAQDRAQIIQDAAQLSRLTDHGIRGGETRGPVYDRPADPRAAQIYVPITMGEKGWEQISPAVDSIRDVVGKGGAGLAVHITGPGGTSADFSKAFEGIDSTLLLSAMAVVVVMLLITYRSPTLLLVPLLGVVVALFTAQALIYFLAEHAGLTVNGQSAGILTVLVFGAGTDYALLLVARYREELRRHEDRHEAMARALHRAGPAVLASGATVVLSMLVLLAAEMNSTSGLGPVAAIGVAVALLVMTTLFPALLVICGRWIFWPAIPHFGSPEPSERGVWARTGQGIARRPRMIWAVTALVLAVCSLGLIQLRADGIGNADSFTGKPDSITGQEVSAKYFAAGSGDPLVIISDQAQARRVGLVVASTDGVVPTSLGLPPGTKPAYDGKVLFEATMTAPADSDAAKRTVERVRDAVHAVPDADAQVGGGTAALLDMEKATTHDNRLIIPLVLAVVLLILCALLRAVVAPLLLVGTVILSFAAALGISALAFRHVFDYAGESTDFPLFVFVFLVALGIDYNIFLTTRIREEALHQGTRAGVLTGLAATGSVITSAGLVLAGTFAALGTLPMVAFAEIGFAVALGVLLDTFIVRSVLVTALFLDVGPKVWWPGRLSGDDRAQTPSRPEEPISRSAE; encoded by the coding sequence ATGACCGGGAAACTCGGGCGGCAGGGCATCGGCCATCTGGTCTGCGGACGGCGGGCGAAGTGGCTGGTGCTGGCGTTGTGGCTGGTGGTGCTGTTCCTGACGGCGCCCTTCGCGCAGAAACTGACCGACGCCGAGGACAACGACGCGGCCTCCTGGCTGCCGGGATCGGCCGAGTCCACCCAGGTCCTGCAGACGTCGGAGCACTTCCGGCCCGAGCAGATCCCCGCGATCGTCGTGTACGTCCGCGACGGCGGCCTCACGGCCCAGGACCGCGCGCAGATCATCCAGGACGCGGCCCAGCTCAGCAGGCTGACCGACCACGGCATCCGGGGCGGCGAGACCCGCGGCCCGGTCTACGACCGCCCGGCCGACCCCCGCGCCGCCCAGATCTACGTCCCGATCACCATGGGCGAGAAGGGCTGGGAACAGATCTCCCCCGCGGTCGACTCGATCCGTGACGTCGTCGGCAAGGGCGGCGCCGGGCTGGCCGTGCACATCACCGGCCCCGGCGGCACCTCCGCGGACTTCTCCAAGGCCTTCGAGGGCATCGACTCGACCCTGCTGCTGTCGGCGATGGCCGTCGTCGTGGTGATGCTCCTCATCACCTACCGCAGCCCCACCCTGCTCCTGGTGCCGCTGCTCGGCGTGGTGGTCGCGCTGTTCACCGCGCAGGCGCTGATCTACTTCCTGGCCGAGCACGCGGGCCTGACCGTGAACGGACAGAGCGCCGGCATCCTCACGGTGCTGGTGTTCGGCGCGGGCACGGACTACGCGCTGCTGCTCGTCGCCCGCTACCGGGAGGAGCTGCGCCGGCACGAGGACCGGCACGAGGCGATGGCCCGGGCGCTGCACCGGGCGGGCCCCGCGGTACTGGCCTCCGGCGCGACGGTCGTGCTGAGCATGCTGGTGCTGCTGGCCGCCGAGATGAACTCCACCAGCGGTCTCGGTCCGGTCGCGGCGATCGGCGTGGCGGTCGCGCTGCTGGTGATGACGACCCTGTTCCCCGCCCTGCTGGTGATCTGCGGCCGCTGGATCTTCTGGCCGGCGATCCCGCACTTCGGCTCGCCCGAACCGAGCGAGCGCGGTGTCTGGGCCCGCACGGGCCAGGGCATCGCGCGCCGTCCGCGGATGATCTGGGCCGTGACGGCGCTCGTCCTGGCGGTCTGCTCGCTGGGCCTGATCCAGCTGCGGGCGGACGGCATCGGCAACGCGGACTCCTTCACCGGCAAGCCCGACTCGATCACCGGCCAGGAGGTGTCCGCGAAGTACTTCGCGGCGGGCAGCGGCGACCCGCTGGTGATCATCTCCGACCAGGCGCAGGCCCGACGGGTGGGCCTCGTGGTGGCCTCGACGGACGGGGTCGTGCCCACGTCCCTGGGCCTGCCGCCGGGCACCAAGCCCGCCTACGACGGCAAGGTGCTGTTCGAGGCGACCATGACCGCCCCGGCGGACAGCGACGCGGCGAAACGGACCGTCGAGCGGGTCCGGGACGCCGTGCACGCGGTGCCCGACGCCGACGCCCAGGTGGGCGGCGGCACAGCGGCCCTGCTGGACATGGAGAAGGCGACCACGCACGACAACCGGCTGATCATCCCGCTGGTCCTGGCGGTGGTCCTGCTGATCCTGTGCGCCCTGCTGCGCGCGGTCGTCGCACCGTTGCTGCTGGTCGGCACGGTGATCCTGTCCTTCGCGGCGGCCCTCGGCATCAGCGCGCTGGCCTTCCGCCACGTCTTCGACTACGCGGGCGAGTCGACGGACTTCCCGCTGTTCGTCTTCGTCTTCCTGGTGGCCCTGGGCATCGACTACAACATCTTCCTGACCACCCGCATCCGCGAGGAGGCGCTCCACCAGGGCACCCGGGCCGGTGTGCTGACCGGCCTCGCCGCGACGGGCTCGGTCATCACCTCCGCCGGCCTGGTCCTCGCGGGCACCTTCGCCGCCCTCGGCACCCTCCCCATGGTCGCCTTCGCCGAGATCGGCTTCGCGGTAGCCCTGGGCGTCCTCCTGGACACCTTCATCGTACGATCGGTGCTGGTCACAGCACTGTTCCTGGACGTGGGCCCCAAGGTGTGGTGGCCGGGACGCCTGTCCGGCGACGACCGCGCGCAGACACCGTCCCGGCCCGAGGAACCGATCAGCCGGTCCGCCGAATGA
- a CDS encoding RsmB/NOP family class I SAM-dependent RNA methyltransferase — MSEQPRRSRPSGKPYRRPQKDPVRILAFEALRAVDERDAYANLVLPPLLRKAREQEGPDKFDARDAALATELVYGTLRRQGTYDAVIAACVDRPLREVDPPVLDVLSLGAHQLLGTRIPTHAAVSASVELARVVLGDGRAKFVNAVLRKIAQHDLDGWLEQVAPPYDDDPEDHLAVVHSHPRWIVSALWDSLGGGRAGIEDLLEADNERPEVTLVARPGRSTSEELLREEAAVAGRWSPYAVRLAEGGEPGAVDAVREGRAGVQDEGSQLVALALANVPIDGPDEKWLDGCAGPGGKAALLAALAAQRGATLLASEKQPHRAGLVAKALAGNPGPYQVIAADGTRPPWRPGSFDRVLMDVPCTGLGALRRRPEARWRRRPEDLDGFAPLQRGLLRTALESVRVGGVVGYATCSPHLAETRAVVADLLKQFPQAELIDARPMLPGVPALGEGPDVQLWPHVHGTDAMYLALIRRTG, encoded by the coding sequence GTGAGTGAGCAGCCCCGCCGTTCCCGCCCGTCCGGCAAGCCCTACCGTCGGCCCCAGAAGGACCCCGTCCGCATCCTCGCCTTCGAGGCGCTGCGGGCGGTGGACGAGCGGGACGCGTACGCCAACCTCGTGCTGCCGCCGCTGCTGCGCAAGGCGCGGGAGCAGGAGGGCCCCGACAAGTTCGACGCGCGGGACGCGGCGTTGGCCACCGAGCTGGTGTACGGGACGCTGCGGCGGCAGGGAACGTACGACGCCGTCATCGCCGCCTGTGTGGACCGGCCGCTGCGGGAGGTCGATCCGCCCGTGCTCGACGTGCTCAGCCTCGGGGCGCACCAGCTGCTCGGGACGCGGATTCCGACGCATGCCGCCGTGTCCGCCTCCGTGGAGCTGGCGCGGGTCGTGCTCGGGGACGGCCGGGCCAAGTTCGTCAACGCCGTGCTGCGCAAGATCGCCCAGCATGATCTCGACGGCTGGCTGGAGCAGGTCGCGCCGCCCTACGACGACGATCCCGAGGACCATCTCGCCGTCGTGCACTCGCACCCGCGCTGGATCGTCTCCGCGCTGTGGGACTCCCTCGGCGGCGGGCGGGCCGGCATCGAGGACCTGCTGGAGGCCGACAACGAGCGGCCCGAGGTGACGCTGGTCGCCCGGCCCGGACGATCCACGAGCGAGGAGCTGCTCCGGGAGGAGGCCGCCGTCGCGGGTCGCTGGTCGCCGTATGCCGTGCGGCTGGCCGAAGGCGGGGAGCCGGGCGCCGTCGACGCCGTGCGGGAGGGGCGGGCGGGGGTGCAGGACGAGGGAAGTCAGCTCGTGGCGCTGGCCCTCGCCAACGTGCCGATCGACGGACCGGACGAGAAGTGGCTCGACGGGTGCGCCGGGCCGGGTGGGAAGGCCGCGCTGCTCGCCGCCCTCGCCGCCCAGCGGGGGGCCACTCTCCTGGCCTCCGAGAAGCAGCCGCACCGGGCGGGTCTGGTGGCGAAGGCGCTGGCCGGCAACCCCGGGCCCTACCAGGTCATCGCCGCCGACGGAACGCGCCCGCCGTGGCGGCCCGGCTCCTTCGACCGTGTCCTGATGGACGTGCCCTGCACCGGCCTGGGCGCCCTGCGGCGGCGGCCCGAGGCGCGGTGGCGGCGCCGGCCGGAGGATCTGGACGGCTTCGCGCCGTTGCAGCGCGGGCTGCTGCGGACCGCGCTGGAGTCCGTGCGGGTCGGGGGCGTCGTCGGGTACGCCACCTGCTCGCCGCACCTCGCGGAGACCCGGGCCGTCGTCGCCGACCTGCTCAAGCAGTTCCCGCAGGCCGAGCTGATCGACGCCCGGCCCATGCTGCCCGGCGTGCCGGCGCTGGGCGAGGGGCCCGACGTACAGCTGTGGCCGCATGTGCATGGGACGGACGCGATGTATCTGGCGCTCATTCGGCGGACCGGCTGA
- the fmt gene encoding methionyl-tRNA formyltransferase, whose translation MKLVFAGTPEVAVPALDALLASGRHEVAAVVTRPDAPAGRGRRLVASPVAQRAEEAGIEVLRPGRPRDPEFLERLKEIAPDCCPVVAYGALLPKAALDIPAHGWVNLHFSLLPAWRGAAPVQHSVMAGDEITGASTFLIEEGLDSGPVYGTVTEVIRPTDTSGDLLTRLAFAGAGLLAATVDGIEDGSLKAVPQPGEGITLAPKITVEDAQVDWATPALRVDRVVRGCTPAPGAWTVFRGERLKLIQVQPVPDRTDLAPGALSVGKNSVHIGTGSYAVELLWVQAQGKKPMRAADWARGVRIGEQEILGA comes from the coding sequence ATGAAGCTCGTCTTCGCCGGTACCCCCGAGGTCGCCGTTCCCGCCCTGGACGCTCTGCTCGCCTCCGGGCGGCACGAGGTGGCCGCCGTCGTCACGCGGCCCGACGCGCCGGCCGGGCGGGGGCGGAGGCTGGTCGCGTCCCCCGTCGCCCAGCGGGCCGAGGAGGCAGGCATCGAGGTGCTGAGGCCGGGCAGGCCCCGGGACCCGGAGTTCCTGGAGCGGCTGAAGGAGATCGCGCCCGACTGCTGTCCCGTCGTCGCCTACGGGGCGCTGCTTCCCAAGGCGGCCCTGGACATCCCGGCCCACGGCTGGGTCAATCTGCACTTCTCGCTGCTGCCCGCCTGGCGTGGGGCCGCGCCCGTGCAGCACTCCGTCATGGCCGGTGACGAGATCACCGGCGCCTCCACCTTCCTCATCGAGGAGGGGCTCGACTCCGGGCCGGTCTACGGGACGGTCACCGAGGTGATCCGGCCCACCGACACCAGCGGCGACCTGCTCACCCGGCTCGCCTTCGCCGGCGCGGGGCTGCTCGCCGCGACCGTGGACGGGATCGAGGACGGCAGCCTGAAGGCCGTACCGCAGCCGGGCGAGGGGATCACCCTCGCGCCCAAGATCACCGTCGAGGACGCCCAGGTCGACTGGGCCACGCCCGCCCTGCGCGTCGACCGCGTGGTGCGCGGATGCACCCCGGCCCCCGGCGCCTGGACCGTCTTCCGCGGCGAGCGGCTCAAGCTCATCCAGGTCCAGCCGGTCCCCGACCGCACCGACCTCGCCCCCGGCGCGCTCTCCGTCGGCAAGAACAGCGTGCACATCGGCACCGGCTCGTACGCCGTCGAGCTGCTGTGGGTGCAGGCGCAGGGCAAGAAGCCGATGCGGGCGGCGGACTGGGCGCGGGGCGTCCGGATCGGGGAGCAGGAGATCCTCGGGGCGTAA
- the metK gene encoding methionine adenosyltransferase → MSRRLFTSESVTEGHPDKIADQISDTILDALLREDPTSRVAVETLITTGLVHVAGEVTTKAYAPIPQLVRDKILEIGYDSSKKGFDGASCGVSVSIGAQSPDIAQGVDTAYENRVEGDDDELDRQGAGDQGLMFGYASDETPTLMPLPIFLAHRLSKRLSDVRKNGTIPYLRPDGKTQVTIEYDGDKAVRLDTVVVSSQHASDIDLDSLLAPDIREFVVEPELKALLDEGIKLDTDNYRLLVNPTGRFEIGGPMGDAGLTGRKIIIDTYGGFARHGGGAFSGKDPSKVDRSAAYAMRWVAKNVVAAGLAARCEVQVAYAIGKAEPVGLFVETFGTAKVDAEKIEKAIDEVFDLRPAAIIRDLDLLRPIYAQTAAYGHFGRELPDFTWERTDRVDALRKAAGL, encoded by the coding sequence GTGTCCCGTCGCCTTTTCACTTCGGAGTCTGTGACCGAGGGTCACCCCGACAAGATCGCTGACCAGATCAGCGACACCATCCTCGACGCCCTGCTGCGTGAGGACCCGACGTCCCGGGTCGCCGTCGAGACCCTGATCACGACCGGTCTGGTGCACGTGGCCGGTGAGGTCACCACGAAGGCCTACGCGCCGATCCCCCAGCTCGTGCGCGACAAGATCCTCGAGATCGGCTACGACTCCTCCAAGAAGGGCTTCGACGGCGCCTCCTGCGGCGTGTCGGTGTCCATCGGCGCGCAGTCCCCGGACATCGCGCAGGGCGTCGACACGGCGTACGAGAACCGCGTCGAGGGCGACGACGACGAACTGGACCGTCAGGGCGCCGGCGACCAGGGCCTGATGTTCGGCTACGCCTCCGACGAGACGCCGACCCTGATGCCGCTGCCGATCTTCCTGGCGCACCGCCTGTCCAAGCGCCTCTCGGACGTCCGCAAGAACGGGACGATCCCCTACCTGCGCCCCGACGGCAAGACCCAGGTCACCATCGAGTACGACGGCGACAAGGCCGTCCGCCTCGACACGGTCGTCGTCTCCTCGCAGCACGCCTCCGACATCGACCTGGACTCCCTGCTGGCCCCCGACATCCGCGAGTTCGTCGTGGAGCCGGAGCTCAAGGCGCTCCTGGACGAGGGCATCAAGCTCGACACCGACAACTACCGCCTGCTGGTGAACCCGACCGGCCGCTTCGAGATCGGCGGCCCGATGGGCGACGCCGGCCTCACCGGCCGCAAGATCATCATCGACACCTACGGCGGCTTCGCCCGCCACGGCGGCGGCGCGTTCTCCGGCAAGGACCCGTCCAAGGTCGACCGCTCGGCCGCGTACGCGATGCGCTGGGTCGCCAAGAACGTCGTCGCCGCGGGCCTCGCCGCGCGCTGCGAGGTCCAGGTCGCCTACGCGATCGGCAAGGCCGAGCCGGTGGGCCTGTTCGTCGAGACCTTCGGCACCGCGAAGGTCGACGCCGAGAAGATCGAGAAGGCCATCGACGAGGTCTTCGACCTCCGCCCGGCCGCGATCATCCGCGACCTCGACCTGCTGCGCCCGATCTACGCCCAGACCGCCGCGTACGGTCACTTCGGCCGCGAGCTGCCCGACTTCACGTGGGAGCGCACGGACCGGGTGGACGCGCTGCGCAAGGCCGCGGGGCTGTAG
- a CDS encoding sugar-binding transcriptional regulator, translating into MNSSEEIAVSGMSAGRSAMRMGPAELVQAAAMARRFYLEGKSKIQIAEEFGVSRFKVARVLETALERDLVRIEIRVPAELDAERSDALRARYGLRHAVVVESPAEAADSPDPENLGEVAADLLAELVNEGDVLGLAWGRSTIHMAAALDRLPPCTVVQLTGVYDAGTAERGSVEAVRRAAQVSGGDAHPIYAPMLLPDAATAEALRHQTGIARAFEYFDKVTVACVSIGSWEPGISTVHDMLSDEERGHYASLGVAAEMSAHLFDSDGRRVGRDLGERCITVKADQLRRVPEVVAIAGGQRKAAAIDAVLRSGLVTSLVTDTSAADYLMTAGPSPKPALNRADPDGI; encoded by the coding sequence GTGAACAGCAGTGAGGAGATCGCCGTGTCGGGTATGTCGGCGGGCCGGTCAGCCATGCGGATGGGACCCGCTGAGCTGGTGCAGGCGGCGGCCATGGCCCGCCGCTTCTACCTCGAGGGCAAGTCCAAGATCCAGATCGCGGAGGAGTTCGGCGTCAGCCGCTTCAAGGTGGCCCGGGTCCTGGAGACCGCCCTCGAACGGGATCTCGTACGGATCGAGATCCGCGTGCCGGCCGAACTGGACGCCGAGCGCTCCGACGCGCTCCGCGCCCGGTACGGCCTCAGGCACGCCGTGGTGGTCGAGTCCCCGGCCGAGGCCGCGGACTCGCCCGACCCCGAGAACCTGGGAGAAGTCGCGGCCGACCTGCTCGCCGAGCTCGTGAACGAAGGGGATGTCCTGGGCCTGGCCTGGGGCCGGTCCACCATCCACATGGCGGCGGCCCTGGACCGGCTGCCGCCCTGCACGGTCGTGCAGCTGACGGGCGTGTACGACGCCGGGACCGCCGAGCGCGGCTCGGTCGAGGCCGTCCGCCGCGCCGCCCAGGTGTCCGGCGGCGACGCGCATCCCATCTACGCGCCGATGCTGCTGCCGGACGCGGCCACCGCGGAGGCGCTGCGCCACCAGACCGGGATCGCCCGGGCCTTCGAGTACTTCGACAAGGTCACGGTCGCCTGTGTCTCCATCGGCTCCTGGGAGCCCGGGATCTCGACGGTGCACGACATGCTCAGCGACGAGGAGCGGGGCCACTACGCCTCGCTCGGCGTCGCCGCAGAGATGTCCGCGCACCTCTTCGACTCCGACGGCCGCCGGGTCGGTCGCGACCTGGGCGAGCGGTGCATCACGGTCAAGGCCGACCAGCTCCGCCGGGTGCCCGAGGTCGTCGCGATCGCGGGCGGGCAGCGCAAGGCGGCCGCGATCGACGCGGTGCTGCGGTCCGGGCTCGTCACCAGCCTGGTGACGGACACCTCGGCGGCCGACTATCTGATGACGGCGGGGCCGAGCCCGAAGCCCGCCCTCAACCGGGCCGACCCGGACGGAATCTGA
- a CDS encoding primosomal protein N' — protein sequence MSSENGQGGVGGAGEGAPPEQLALIRESVRQAKAPRAKPRTWRGAALAEELPVARVLVDKGVLHLDRYFDYAVPAELDADAQPGVRVRVRFGAGRGRVRDGRREGGGLIDGFLVERLAASDYSGPLAALAQVVSSEPVLSPELLGLARAVADRYAGSLADVLQLAVPPRNARAEQRPSPAPLPPPGPPEAGSWGRYERGGAFVESLASGGSPRAVWNALPGPEWSAELARAVAATLASGRGALVVVPDGRAAARVDAALTELLGEGRHALLTADAGPEKRYREWLAVRRGSVRAVVGTRAAMFAPVQDLGLVALWDDGDDSHSEQHAPQPHAREVLLLRAAQDKCGFLMGGWSFTVEGAQLVESGWARPLVAAREQVRQAAPLVRTVGDQDLARDEAARAARLPSLAWQAVREGLRHGPVLVQVPRRGYVPRMACAQCRAAARCRHCSGPLEARDEGALWCGWCGREESAWHCPECGSFRLRAQIVGARRTAEELGRAFPAVPVRTSGREQVLDTVSGAPALVVSTPGAEPVAEGGYAAALLLDGWAMLGRPDLRAGEDALRRWLAAAALVRPQEGGGTVVIVAEPTLRPVQALVRWDPVGHAVRELAERAELGFPPVSRMAAVSGTGEAVAAFLGAVEMPGEAEVLGPVPVPDTPAGRPRRPGAPPPGEHWERALIRVPPGRGAALAAALKAAQAARMARGGDEAARVRVRIDPPDIG from the coding sequence GTGAGCAGCGAGAACGGGCAGGGGGGCGTCGGCGGGGCCGGAGAAGGGGCGCCGCCGGAGCAGCTCGCGCTGATCCGGGAGAGCGTGCGCCAGGCCAAGGCGCCCCGGGCCAAGCCGCGCACCTGGCGGGGGGCCGCGCTGGCCGAGGAGCTGCCGGTCGCGCGGGTGCTCGTCGACAAGGGCGTGCTGCATCTGGACCGGTACTTCGACTACGCGGTGCCCGCTGAGCTGGACGCCGACGCACAGCCGGGGGTGCGGGTGCGGGTGCGGTTCGGGGCCGGACGCGGGCGGGTGCGGGACGGGCGGCGCGAGGGCGGGGGGCTCATCGACGGGTTCCTCGTCGAGCGGCTCGCCGCGTCGGACTACTCCGGGCCGCTCGCGGCGCTCGCCCAGGTGGTGTCGTCCGAGCCCGTGCTGAGCCCGGAGCTGCTGGGGCTGGCGCGGGCCGTCGCCGACCGGTACGCGGGCAGCCTCGCGGACGTGCTCCAGCTCGCCGTGCCGCCGCGCAACGCGCGCGCCGAGCAGCGGCCCTCGCCCGCGCCGCTGCCGCCGCCGGGGCCGCCGGAGGCCGGGTCGTGGGGGCGGTACGAGCGTGGGGGCGCGTTTGTGGAGTCGCTGGCGTCGGGGGGCTCGCCGCGCGCCGTGTGGAACGCGCTGCCCGGGCCCGAGTGGAGCGCGGAGCTGGCGCGGGCCGTCGCCGCGACGCTCGCCTCGGGACGCGGGGCCCTCGTCGTCGTACCGGACGGGCGGGCCGCCGCGCGGGTGGACGCGGCGCTGACGGAGCTGCTCGGGGAGGGCCGGCACGCGCTGCTCACCGCCGACGCCGGGCCCGAGAAGCGGTATCGGGAGTGGCTCGCCGTGCGGCGCGGGTCGGTGCGGGCGGTCGTCGGGACCCGGGCTGCCATGTTCGCGCCCGTGCAGGACCTCGGTCTGGTCGCCCTCTGGGACGACGGGGACGACAGCCACAGCGAGCAGCACGCGCCGCAGCCGCATGCGCGGGAGGTGCTGTTGCTGCGGGCCGCGCAGGACAAGTGCGGCTTCCTGATGGGCGGTTGGAGCTTCACCGTGGAGGGCGCGCAGCTCGTCGAGAGCGGATGGGCCCGGCCGCTCGTCGCCGCGCGGGAGCAGGTGCGGCAGGCCGCTCCGCTGGTGCGGACCGTGGGGGACCAGGATCTGGCGCGGGACGAGGCCGCCCGGGCGGCCCGGCTGCCCTCCCTCGCCTGGCAGGCGGTCCGGGAGGGGCTGCGGCACGGGCCGGTGCTCGTGCAGGTGCCCCGCCGGGGGTATGTGCCGCGGATGGCGTGTGCCCAGTGCCGGGCCGCCGCCCGGTGCCGGCACTGTTCCGGGCCGTTGGAGGCGCGGGACGAGGGCGCGTTGTGGTGCGGGTGGTGCGGGCGGGAGGAGAGCGCCTGGCACTGCCCGGAGTGCGGGTCCTTCCGGCTGCGGGCGCAGATCGTGGGGGCGCGGCGCACCGCCGAGGAGCTGGGGCGGGCGTTTCCGGCCGTTCCCGTGCGGACCTCGGGGCGCGAGCAGGTGCTGGACACGGTGTCCGGGGCGCCCGCGCTGGTCGTGAGCACACCGGGGGCCGAGCCCGTCGCCGAGGGCGGGTACGCGGCGGCGCTGCTGCTCGACGGCTGGGCCATGCTCGGACGGCCCGACCTGCGGGCCGGGGAGGACGCGCTGCGCCGATGGCTGGCGGCCGCCGCGCTCGTACGGCCGCAGGAGGGCGGCGGGACCGTGGTGATCGTCGCCGAGCCGACCCTGCGGCCCGTGCAGGCGCTGGTGCGGTGGGATCCCGTCGGGCACGCGGTGCGGGAGCTGGCCGAGCGGGCCGAGCTGGGGTTCCCGCCGGTGTCCCGGATGGCCGCGGTGTCGGGGACGGGGGAGGCGGTGGCCGCGTTCCTGGGGGCGGTCGAGATGCCTGGGGAGGCGGAGGTGCTGGGGCCGGTCCCGGTGCCGGACACTCCCGCGGGGCGGCCTCGGCGGCCGGGTGCGCCGCCGCCGGGGGAGCACTGGGAGCGGGCGCTGATCCGGGTGCCGCCGGGGCGGGGCGCGGCGCTGGCCGCCGCCTTGAAGGCGGCACAGGCGGCCCGGATGGCCCGGGGCGGGGACGAGGCGGCACGGGTTCGGGTGCGGATCGATCCGCCGGACATCGGGTGA
- a CDS encoding barstar family protein — MTEHVLTLDLDGVSDKADLMDRCARDLELPDWFGRNWDALADSLTDLPQGPESGPVLVVVRNWRQYAKTQPEEWEIAQAVFSSAVDQAPELSVVLALGGSS, encoded by the coding sequence ATGACGGAGCACGTGCTCACGCTGGACCTCGACGGGGTCTCCGACAAGGCGGACCTGATGGATCGCTGCGCCCGGGACCTGGAGCTGCCCGACTGGTTCGGCCGCAACTGGGACGCGCTCGCCGACAGCCTCACCGACCTGCCCCAAGGGCCGGAGTCCGGGCCGGTGCTGGTCGTCGTACGGAACTGGCGGCAGTACGCGAAGACGCAGCCTGAGGAGTGGGAGATCGCGCAGGCGGTGTTCTCCTCGGCGGTGGACCAGGCGCCGGAGCTGTCGGTCGTGCTCGCTCTCGGAGGATCCTCCTAA